ttgcagtgaaatgcttacttacagcccttaaccaacagtgcatttattttaaacaaaaaagtaagaataaaacaacaacaacaaaaagtgttgagaaaaaaaagagcagaagtaaaataaagtgacagtagggaggctatatatacagtaaaataaagtgacagtaggggaggctatatatacaggggggtaccgttgcagagtcaatgtgcggggggcaccggctagttgaggtagttgaggtaatatgtacatgtgggtagagttaaagtgactatgcataaatacttaacagagtagcagcagcgtaaaaaggatggggtgggggggcagtgcaaatagtccgggtagccatgattagctgttcaggagtcttatggcttgggggtagaagctgttgagaagtcttttggacctagacttggcactccggtaccgcttgccgtgcggtagcagagagaacagtctatgactagggtggctggagtctttgacaattttgagggccttcctctgacaccgcctggtatagaggtcctggatgacagggagctttgccccagtgatgtactgggccgtacgcactaccctctgtagtgccttgcggtcagaggccaagcagttgccataccaggcggtgatgcaaccagtcaggatgctctcgatggtgcagctgtagaatttttgaggatctgaggacccatgccaaatctttttagtctcctgagggggaataggctttgtcgtgccctcttcacgactgtcttggtgtgtttggaccatgatagttcgttggtgatgtggacaccaaggaacttgaagctctcaacctgttccactacagccccgtcgatgagaatgggggcgtgctcagtcctcttttttttcctgtagtccacaatcatctcctttgtcttggtcacgttgagggagaggttgttgtcctggcaccacacggccagatctctgacctcctccctataggctgtctcatcgttgtcggtgatcaggcctaccactgttgtgtcgtcggcaaacttaatgatggtgttggagtcgtgcctggccatgcagtcatgggtgaacagagagtacaggaggggactgagcacgcacccctgaggggcccccgtgttgaggatcagtgtggcagatgtgttgttacctacccttaccacctgggggcggcccatcaggaagtccaggatccagttgcagagggaggtgtttagtcccaggatccttagcttagtgatgagcttagagggcactatggtgttgaatgctgagctgtagtcaatgaatagcattctcacgtaggtgttcctcttgtccaggtgggaaagggcagtgtggagtgcgatagagattgcatcatctgtggatctgttggggcggtatgcaaattggagtgggtctagggtttctgggattatgctgttgatgtgagccatgaccagtctttcaaagcacttcatggctacagacgtcagtgctacgggtcggtagtcatttaggcaggttatcttagagttcttgggcacggggactatggtggtctgcttgaaacatgttggtattacagactcagtcagggacatgttgaaaatgtcagtgaagacacttgccagttggtcagcacatgctcggagtacacgtcctggtaatccgtctggccctgcggccttgtgaatgttgacctgcttaaaagtcttactcacatcggctacggagagcgtgatcacatagtcgtccggaacagctggtgctctcatgcatgcttcagtgttgcttgcctcgagcgagcatagaagtggtttagctcgtctggtaggcttgtgtcactgggcagctcgcggctgtgcttccctttgtagtctgtaatagttttcaagccctgccacatccgacgagcgtcagagccagtgtagtatgattcaatcttagacctgtattgactctttgcctgtttgatggttcgtcggaggtcatagcgggatttcttataagcgtccgggttagagtcccgttccttgaaagcggcagctctaccctttagctcagtgcggatgtttcctgtaatccatggcttctggttggggtatgtacgtacggtcactgtgggggacgacatcatcgatgcacttattgatgaagccagtgactgatgtggtgtactcctcaatgctgtctgaagaatcccggaacatgttccagtctgtgctagcaaaacagtcctgtagcttagcatctgcgtcatctgaccacttttttattaaccgaatcactgttgcttcctgcttcagtttttgcttataagcaggaatcaggaggatagagttatggtcagatttgccaaatggagggcgagggagagctttgtatgcgtctctgtgtgtggagtaaaggtggtctagagtttttttccctctggttgcacatttaacatgctggtagaaattaggtagaacggatttaagtttccctgcattaaagtccccggctactaggagcgctgcatctggatgagcgttttcctgttgattaatggccttgtacaactcattcagtgcaatcttaatgccagcattggtttgtggtggtaaatagacagctatgaaaaatatagatgaaaactctcttggtaaatagtgtggtctacagcttatcataagatactctacctcaggcgagcaaaacctcgagacttccttggtatttgattttgtgcaccagctgttgtttacaaatatacagagaccgccaccccttgtcttaccagagtctgcagttctgtcctgtcgatgtagcgtatagcccgctagctgaatgttatcattgttgtcgttcagccacgactccgtgaaacataagatattacagtttttaatgtcccgttggtaggataaccgtaatcttaaatcgtcaattttattctcaaaagattgaacgttggctaataggattgatgggagaggcagtttactcgctcgccgtcggatccttacgaggcacccggatctgcgtccgcgatatctctgtctcttcctcacgcgaatgacggggatctgggccttgtcgggtgtctgtatgatatccttcgcgaacgcctcgttgaagaaaaaatatttgtccaatgcgaggtgagtaatcgctgtcctgatatccagaagctctctttggttataagagacgatggcagaaacattatgtacaaaataaattacaaataacgcggaaaaacacacataatagtacaattggttagagggctgtaaaacggcagccatcttcttccggcgctgtattttgaatgcactgtatatactgtatatccaatAGAAAGAAGCATAAAGTATTTGTTCATCAACATCTGTGTTTTCATTAATAAAATAATGATAAAAAAGACTAGATCGAGTATATGTGCTCAAGGATGCCCTCTGGAGTTTCAAATGAGCATTAACTGCAAGCACTGCGACTCCCAAAGTATATCACAGCATACCGCAGACTATACTGCGGAATGATGCAACTTTTAAATGAGGAACCACTGTACAGTACGTTACATAACTGTGGTAGCCACTGCTACTTTCAGTTATCCATCAAAACCACAAACACATTTAATTTGGTTCATACTCAGGGATGTGATCAggatataaaatataaaatcttGATTTTGGCTAGGGGAAAGGCCAGTTTCCATATATGAAATGGAGGATGATGTCAGATTAATCAGAAGAAGTGGATACTGAATTGGGTCAACTGCCACTAATTTAGACCAATGATTCAATGTTATATCTCACAGCTCACCACACAATCACAGGTGACATGGCTGGAATGATGGCCCTACGCCTTGCTACGACACAGCCAGAGGAATGATAGCCCTACGCCTTGCTACGACACAGCCAGAGGAATGACAGCCCTACGCCTAGCCTTGCTACGACACAGCCAGAGGAATGATAGCCCTACGCCTTGCTACGACACAGCCAGAGGAATGATAGCCCTATGCCTTGCTACGACACAGCCAGAGGAATGACAGCCCTACGCCTTTCTACGACACAGCCAGAGGAATGATAGCCCTACGCCTTGCTACGACACAGCCAGAGGAATGACAGCCCTACGCCTATCCTTGCTACGAGACAGCCAGAGGAATGACAGCCCTACGCCTTGCTACGACACAGCCAGAGGAATGATAGCCCTACGCCTTGCTACGACACAGCCAGAGGAATGATAGCCCTACGCCTGGCTACGACACAGCCAGAGGAATGATAGCCCTATGCCTAGCCTTGCTACGACACAGCCAGAGGAATGATAGCCCTACGCCTTGCTACGACACAGCCAGAGGAATGATAGCCCTACGCCTTGCTACGACACAGCCAGAGGAATGATAGCCCTACGCCTTGCTACGACACAGCCAGAGGAATGATAGCCCTATGCCTAGCCTTGCTACGACACAGCCAGAGGAATGATAGCCCTACGCCTTGCTACGACACAGCCAGAGGAATGATAGCCCTACGCCTTGCTACGACACAGCCAGAGGAATGATAGCCCTATGCCTAGCCTTGCTACGACACAGCCAGAGGAATGATAGCCCTACGCCTTGCTACGACACAGCCAGAGGAATGATAGCCCTATGCCTAGCCTTGCTACGACACAGCCAGAGGAATGACAGCCCTACGCCTTGCTATGACACAGCCAGAGGAATGACAGCCCTACGCCTAGCCTTGCTACGACACAGCCAGAGGAATGACAGCCCTACGCCTAGCCTTGCTACGACACAGCCAGAGGAATGACAGCCCTACGCCTAGCCTTGCTACGACACAGCCAGAGGAATGACAGCCCTACGCCTAGCCTTGCTACGACACAGCCAGAGGAATGATAGCCCTACGCCTTGCTACGACACAGCCAGAGGAATGACAGCCCTACGCCTTGCTACGACACAGCCAGAGGAATGACAGCCCCTACACCTTGCTACGACACAGCCAGAGGAATGACAGCCCTACGCCTTGCTACGACACAGCCAGAGGAATGACAGCCCTACGCCTTGCTACGACACAGCCAGAGGAATGACAGCCCTACGCCTTGCTACGACACAGCCAGAGGAATGACAGCCCTACGCCTTGCTACGACACAGCCAGAGGAATGACAGCCCTACGCCTAGCCTTGCTATGACACAGCCAGAGGAATGATAGCCCTACGCCTTGCTACGACACAGCCAGAGGAATGACAGCCCTACGCCTAGCCTTGCTATGACACAGCCAGAGGAATGATAGCCCTACTACGCCTGTATGCCATACAGCCCAGAAGAAAGCAGTAGAAATGTTACCGGAAGAAATAAAAACGGCTTTGTTGATATGTGTGAGTCATACTAAGTTAAGTCCATTGAATGAAATGCGTATTATTCACTTCAATCATGATCAATACCTTCATTATAGTGAGAGATTACGTCATACAGTAGGGCCATGATTTGGGGACATAGTTAAACTCTGGAACCTAGTTATTTACTCTGGAATTTTAGAGCAACAGTCTTGCATGGCTGGCTCCTCAATACTAACCTGGTTGGcagtctttttagctaacattccactaatTTTACCCTGCATCATATGCACATGACATGGAGTACAAGGTGTGGaatgctagctaaacagactggcaaCCAGGCTCCCTCAATACATCTTGGCCGATATTGTGGAATACATAGAAGAATACCACATCTAGGGGGTTTGGGTTTACGTTTGGTATGTTCTCCCGACACTCACCATGCTGCAGAGTCTCTCATGCACGGTGCAGTCCAGCGTTCCAAACTTCATCTGACCAAACAGCTGGATCGAGGCTTTCCTCAGCTCAGGGAGGAGAGCACGACAGGGTGGACACCACTACAAGGAAACAGTATATTAGTATTTGTTCATGGACCTCACCCAATGTCTCAGCCAAATCAACTGGATCTAGTCCACGTTACACAACAATAATGTCTGTTTACTTTCAGGGATTAATGTTAGTCACCAACAGATTATTTCCTTAGTAGCCACACCTATCTTTCAATACATGTCAACACGTAGTCAACTGTGAACATCGATAAGCAAGTAGAGTATTAGTCACTAACATAAGGCCGATACTTACAGGAGCAAAGAAGTCAACTAGCCAGGGCTCCTTTCCATCACTGGGGAAGTTCTCTGGTCTCAGAGTGGTGACATGGGCGCTGACACTCTCCTTAGCAAACGCTATGATGTTATACAGCACATCCTTCCCTGGGAGAACAGAAACAGTTTATTTGCCATTTATAAGAAATACATTGGAAATCTTACTCACTCAAGCTCTcatgaaaaacaaaacacaagaataACAAAATAAATAGATATACAACAACCAGTGAAAAGGAATGCAGAGTGAAATAGAGAGATAAAATACAAAAATCGCTTGTGTTCGAATAAGACGTTGACTTACCATGGTGTATCTCGAAGTCATGAATCCCAAGGCCTTTGAAGACAGCGATGCAGGGCTTTTGAATGTAGAAGGAGACGCACAGTTCTGAGTCAGTAAGGCAGTCCACCTTTCCCACCTGAGAAAAAGCACAGAGTCCTGGCAGTATTAAACATCCAGACTGAATCAGTGACGTGAATGAACAGTGAATCAGAGCGATATTCATTGTGGATTCCAGAACTTACCTGTATGTGGGCCGCCTTCAGAAGAGCCTTGAGCTTCTTATACTCATGAGACGCAATGGTCTTCTGTCCGAAAGAAAAACTGACCAGCCACCGATGATGGGCCAGTTTACTCTACAGAGACCGATGTTGAATAGAATAGAACACAATAGAATAGGACAGAATCACTTTTCCCCCTAAATATTTCAGCATCACCACTACAGGTGTTTTCCCCCAACTGAAATCATGTCAGACAATAGATTATTTCATGTCAAATATATGTGGTTCTTTTTACTAGGTAGGTCTATTATTACTAAGAAGAAGAAAGAACATCAGGACACCACTGAAATATCCACAACATTCAAGCCGGCATACAAATGAAGACATAAACCCCCCCCCATGCACAATAAATACATGGTTGCACGAGACTGCAATGCAGATGATTTTTACTGTACCTTAGCTTTGATTATTATTACTGTACCTGGAAGGTTTCCTTAGTAAGAGCCTCCAGGTCAGGCAGATGCTGCATCACCTCTCCATAGATCTCTCTGGTGTCCAAACTCTGCAGGAACTGTTGTGATGAAACCAATGTTTGTTGTAAAACTGTGCTTTCACAACAGTTACGATTCTATCATCtcaataaaacataaaaaagtGTTCtcttagctacagttgaagtcggaagtttacatacacttaggttggagtcattaaaactcgtttttaaaccactccacaaatccttgttaacaaactatagttttggcaagtcggttaggacatctactttgtgcatgacacaagtcatttttccaacaattgtttatagacagattatttcactctttgcttgacatcatgggaaaatcaaaagaaatcagccaagacaaaaaacaccatcccaaccgtgaagcacggggttggcagcatcatgctgtgggggtgctttgctgcaggagggactggtgcacttcacaaaatagatggcatcatgaggttggtcacaaatgagtcttccaaatgggcaatgaccccaaacatacttccaaagttgtggtaaaatgacttaaggacaacaaagtcaaggtattggagtggccatcacaaagccctgacctcaatcctatagaacatttgtgggcagaactgaaaaagcgtgtgcgagcaaggaggcctacaaacctgactcagttacaccagctctgtcaggaggaatgggccaaaattcacccaacttattgtgggaagcttgtggaaggctacccgaaatgtttgacccaagttaaacaatttaaaggcaacgctaccaaatactaattgagtgtatgtaaacttttgacccactgggaatgtgatgaaataaataaaagctgaaataaatctctctctactattattctgacatttcacattcttaaaataaagtggtgatcctaactgacctaagacagggaatttttactagaattaaaatgtcaggaattgtgaataactgagtttaactatttggctaaggtgtaaacttccgacttcaactgtatgtatggtgAGGCTTCTTCATAAACCCATCCTGGGTTTCTCCTTCTCACTTACAAATACATTTAATGTTGTTCTTTGTTTTTAGTGTGCGCAAACAAAACTAAAACATGGGCCTCTCTTACCAGCACGCTGCCCTTGTTCTTCAGTGAACTGCCGGGGGGAAAGAAGGCTGTGGTGCTGGTGGTCACCTCAAAGCTGTCACACAACTCAGCCTGTGTAGAGCAGTCCATCCAGCCCACATTCACTAGACCTTCCTGAAGAGGACACAAGAAGAGACATTCAGTCAAAATATCAATGTATGCTCATGGGAAGGTAAACATACAGCATGGGTTCAATGAGAACTTACCAACATTCCAGCTAATTTTTGCCTCGTCTTTGACTCTAGACAGTCTATGAAGAGATCAAACACAGATCCTATTTTAACTGTATAGAAAATACAATTAATACCATATTGGTTTCACTAATTCTGACTAAAAGTCTCTATTTGTAAACATGACAAAGCATCTCAACGTAACCCTTAACAGCCTGTCTTACCTCCAGAGTCAGCACAGAAGGTGATCAGCCATCCAACTCCAGATGAAAACGCTGCCTCAATCTCAGTGAAGACATTGCCTTGCCACAGCTCTGTAACTCTGCTCTTCACAAACTGCATGCCGAACTTAGTTAAACTCTCCTTGGCCCTATCTCCAAAATATTTCTCTGGATTCTATTGGACGACAGAAAGGGATCGGTTTTAGAGTGTTGTTCCTAACACCATAAATCAGTGAGTGATACATAACCTGGTTAAAACAGATTGAACGATGTGCTAAAACAATGGTGAGCTtagcattcagtctggtttaaccaggctacgtGATGCATGACAGAGCAAACCTAAAGAAAGCTGTGATGTTTCTCCTACCATTCCAGCTTTGTAAATGTAGAGGCTTGGGTAGCTGTTGATGCCTTTGCTTCGACACAGTCTGTTGTTGTCTCCGCAGTTCACGGCTCCTATCCTGATCActccatccatctccttagcAAACTCCCTCCActgtggaaacacacacacacacactaagtaaCATAATATCATATCATGTTGAAATATTAAACATAGATAACAATTATCAAAGGATAAATGAAGAGGATAAAAAATCTGCAATATCTCATACTGTTCAATGGACATTTTAATTAAGTATATGAAACAACCAATGAATAGCAGTAAATATTGTAGATTGCACTTTTAGAGTGAGTGAGGAAAGTATTACCGTGGGAGCCAGCTCGTGACAGTGATGACAACGAGGGAAGTAGAAGTTGACAAACCAGAGTTCTCCAGAGTTCACTGCTGCATCTATGGTAGTAGAGTCAgtatcacaacaacaacaaacttacccccccccaaaaaaaaggttGGCTGTGAAGGTATGGAATACTGTGACATCACTTACCGAAGTCTCCCCTATCTAAAGTGACAATCTCTAGGTCATCATCATAGATACCTGCAGAAACAAGACAGAAAGACTAAGATGATAAGAAAACACCAACTTCCTGAGgaaatgactgaaaatgttgcatgttagCTGTGGCTTATCAATcccttttttaaatatatttattgtCAATGTTTGCATTTCAAATTCTTAAGACTACTCTAAAAACGAATTACCAAATTCATTTCTATAGTAGTTCCAGCTCTCATATCGTCCTCCTCCCTGCTGCTCGTCCTGCAGACCCTTCTCTCCATACTTGTCATACTTCTTCCTCAGATCGTCATCCTTCAAAACTTCATATGCTCGGGTTACCTTCAGGAACTTGTCGTGGGCAGTTTCATCATGCTGGAGAATGAGAACAACATAACAAATCAAGTACTGGACCTAGCTTGGTACCAGATGTGTTTGCGCTGTTTTGGTGTGACAATGACTAAAGGAGTAGGAAAGACAGctaaaacagatctgggaccagactaggAAATCACCAGTATGTTGTGATATGTTACAGACTATGATAAAATGTACAACATTTTAACATGTTATAACAtctaatacatatatatacagtaccagtcaaaagttaggacacacctactcattcaagggtttttctttatttttacattgtagaataatagtgaagacatcaaaactatgaaataacacatatggaatcatgtagtaaccaaaaaagtgctaaatAAATCAAAcatatagtttatatttgagattcttcaaatagccaccctttgacttgatgacagctttgcacactcttggcattctctcaaccagcttcatgaggtagtcacctgcaatgcatttcaattaacaggtgtgccttcttaaaagttaatttgtggaatttatttccttcttaatgcgtttgagccaatcagttctgttgtgacaaggtagggggtacacagaagatagccctatttggtaaaagactaagtccatattatggcaagaacagctcaaataagcaaagagaaacaacagtccatcattactttaagacatgaaggtcagtcaatacagaacatttcaagaacttttaaagtttcttcaagcgcagttgcaaaaaccatcaagcgctatgatgaaactggctctcatgaggaccgccacaggaatggaagacccagagttacctctgctgcagaggataagttcattagagttaccagcctcagaaattgcagaccaaataaatacttcacagagttcaagtaacagactcaggccttcatggtcgaattgctacaaagaaaccactactaaaggacaccaatagtaagaagagacctgcttgggccaagaaacacaagcaatggacattagaccggtggaaatttgtccttttgtctggagtccaaatttgagatttttggttcaaaccactgtgtctttgtgagacgcggtgtgggtgaacggatgatctccgcatgtgtagtgttatgatgtggggtgctttgctggtgacactgtctgtaatttatttagaattcaaggcacacgtaactagcatggctaccacagcattctgcagcgatacgccatcccatctggtttgggcttagtgggatatcatttgtttttcaacaggacaatgacccaacacacctccaggagtgctgcatcagatgacctggcctccacaatcccccgacctcaacccaattgaaatggtttgggatgagtcggacggcagagtgaaggaaaagcagccaacaagtgctcagcatatgtgggaactccttcaagactgtaggaaaagcattccaggtgaagctggttgagagaatgccaagagtgtgcaaagctgtcatcaggtcaaagggtggctatttgaagaatctcaaatctcaaacatattttggttactacatgattccatatgtgttatttcatcgttttgatgtcttcactattattctacaatgtagaaaatagtacaaataaagaaaaacccttgaatgagtaggtgtgtccaaacttttgactggtactgtatatatgtatgtatatatatagggCAGGCTACTCACTGGGTTTTTATCCGGGTGCATGATCAGAGCCAGCCTTTTGAAGGCTTGTCGTATCTCTCTGGTTGTGGCTTCTCTGGACACCTTCAGTAACTTATAGTAATCCTCATTAGAGGACACAGAAGCTACCAGAAAACTGAAGACAAGCAGTGATCCCAGCAACATTCTGCTCCAAGGCATCTGCTGATTCTGAACTTGACAAGCTCCTCTTGATTTTGCTGTTAGTAGAGATTTCATTGCCACAGGTAAACAGTATTTCAGTGCTGGATCTCTTAAGTTGTTACTGTCACACACCTCACGCTAGGTAGGTTAAGCAACCCCAGTATGTTCTGCAGTCTGTCTATGGAGTGAAAGACCAAAATAATTCCAAAGTAATTTTTCAGAAAGTGACCTCAACTAGAGACATGATTGTATGGTGACATAATTTGCCAAGTTAGCAAACTAAAACAAATgaagctagccaactagctatgaaCACAGATGTAACACTTATTTAAATCAGATTATTGTTTATTTGCAGAAACGCAAGATCATAATCATAAGATCAATTACTTATTTACAAGCGGCAATGCTAGCTGGGCTAGCTAGTTCTATCAAAGTACAGAGCCCACACTAGCTGgctagcaagtagctagctaagttaacgGTATTGCAGCTACCTACCTCATCGTTGAAATCAGATATTGTGCAGAGAAAATATCTATTAAATGCATATACTCTGAAATCTTGATAATGAACATTACCTTGACCGAGTGCTTGTTGGCACACTTCTTATCCGGGTTTGGGTCCGGGAGTCGCCGGGTGGTAAGTGTTGAGTTGGCTAAACTAACTAGAATCTTCACGGCGGTTGACTGACGTAATCACGCCCGGAAACAGAGCCTCaacggttgtcactagttaccaccaatcttcttcgtcttcttcttctgtggattttatatggcggttggcaaccaactttaaggtgaaCCAGAGACAGTGAAGTGTGAACCAGAGACAGTGAAGGTCTAAATCCTACCCAATAATCTCATCTCCCTAAGGAAAcgaaatacataattaaatactaCATCCCCTGAAGATTTCCCCAGCAGTTCATTTAATCCTGTCTCTTCAACCCCATTACTCCTCAAATCTAATAACAATAACTGTTCTTATTAATCCCTTGGCTTCTGCTTTACTGATTGACAATTCCATCTCAACATAAGGATGTTTAAGAGCCTGCTTGGCAATAATATCCAcattcccctctactcccacATGAGCTGGTACCCAGAGGAACATCACAAACATCCCCATCTGTTTCACCCTATACAAACACTGCAAAACCTCATACAATACATCCTGTCTGCTCTGAGACACACATGAATTTAAGCTCATCAGTGCTGCACAGGGGTCAGAACAGATGACTACCC
The Coregonus clupeaformis isolate EN_2021a chromosome 40, ASM2061545v1, whole genome shotgun sequence genome window above contains:
- the LOC121555129 gene encoding dnaJ homolog subfamily C member 10-like, translated to MPWSRMLLGSLLVFSFLVASVSSNEDYYKLLKVSREATTREIRQAFKRLALIMHPDKNPHDETAHDKFLKVTRAYEVLKDDDLRKKYDKYGEKGLQDEQQGGGRYESWNYYRNEFGIYDDDLEIVTLDRGDFDAAVNSGELWFVNFYFPRCHHCHELAPTWREFAKEMDGVIRIGAVNCGDNNRLCRSKGINSYPSLYIYKAGMNPEKYFGDRAKESLTKFGMQFVKSRVTELWQGNVFTEIEAAFSSGVGWLITFCADSGDCLESKTRQKLAGMLEGLVNVGWMDCSTQAELCDSFEVTTSTTAFFPPGSSLKNKGSVLFLQSLDTREIYGEVMQHLPDLEALTKETFQSKLAHHRWLVSFSFGQKTIASHEYKKLKALLKAAHIQVGKVDCLTDSELCVSFYIQKPCIAVFKGLGIHDFEIHHGKDVLYNIIAFAKESVSAHVTTLRPENFPSDGKEPWLVDFFAPWCPPCRALLPELRKASIQLFGQMKFGTLDCTVHERLCSMYNIHAYPTTVIFNKSSIHEYEGHHSADGILEFIQDLVNPTVVTMDPDSFAELVKRRKHSETWMVDFYAPWCGPCQALLPEWRRMARAVNGMIKVGTVDCQKHHSFCQGESVRAYPEIRLYPQNANRRDIYQSYNGWHRDAHSLKVWAMGTLPRASVDLTPDDFRNKVIGGKDHWVVDFYAPWCGPCQHFAPEFEVLAGMVKGSVRAGKVDCQAHYQTCQSAGITAYPSVRFYPHLGTKKRDQGGEHVNSRDANIIAGILRQRLQQLSPWLQGKADNFKDEL